In Chloroflexota bacterium, a genomic segment contains:
- the cooS gene encoding anaerobic carbon-monoxide dehydrogenase catalytic subunit, translated as MAEEKEKEVVKSVDAATNEMIQKAGEEGVRTVFDRAESTKPCPIGAEGSCCSICSMGPCRVPLPKGREETPEEKKKRTGVCGATAETIAARNFLRKIAAGAAAHSDHGRRMTEVFLLAAKGETPEFQIKDEQKLLQLALDLGIEIGERSNNEIAIDIGEMLLAEFGRQEGELLTLKKAPLKRQELWREAGVAPRGIDREVVEAMHRTHMGVDQDYKNLLLQGGRTALADGWGGSMIATELQDVLFGTPSPVLSQINLGVLKEDEVNLIIHGHEPQLAEMLAVTTQDPELIEYAKSKGAKGINLAGMCCTANEILMRHGVPIVGNFLQQETAIVTGAVEAIVVDVQCIMQGLVDVASCFHTKIITTDARAKIEGATHIEFDERKATETAKTIIKAAIDNFPNRGKNIRIPKQKSDLIAGFSHETINYLLGGLFRASYRPLNDNIINGRIRGVAGVVGCNNARVVHDDIHVTLVKELIKNDVLVLQTGCAAMACAKAGLMVPEAAKEFAGEGLASVCEAVGIPPVLHLGSCVDNARILIAATAMVKDGGLGDDISDLPAAGAAPEWMSEKAISIGQYFVSSGVFTVFGVTWPTLGSKQVTEFLFKDMEELYGGMWAFETDPIKMAKLMIDHIDKKRKALGIDKARERVLYDMEMRRELESV; from the coding sequence ATGGCAGAAGAGAAGGAAAAGGAAGTAGTAAAGAGCGTTGATGCAGCAACCAACGAAATGATTCAAAAAGCGGGCGAGGAGGGGGTCAGAACCGTCTTTGACCGCGCTGAGTCAACCAAACCCTGCCCGATAGGTGCGGAGGGCAGTTGCTGTAGTATCTGTTCCATGGGCCCCTGTCGTGTGCCGTTGCCCAAGGGCAGAGAGGAGACGCCGGAAGAAAAGAAGAAGCGGACCGGCGTCTGCGGTGCCACCGCCGAGACCATTGCCGCCCGTAATTTCCTGAGGAAGATAGCCGCCGGGGCTGCCGCTCATAGTGACCATGGCCGCCGCATGACGGAAGTATTCCTGTTGGCAGCGAAGGGAGAAACGCCTGAGTTCCAGATTAAAGACGAGCAGAAACTGCTCCAGCTGGCACTCGACCTCGGCATCGAAATCGGCGAGCGGAGCAACAATGAGATTGCCATTGACATCGGTGAGATGCTGCTCGCCGAATTCGGCAGGCAGGAGGGAGAGCTACTCACCCTGAAGAAAGCACCGTTAAAAAGACAGGAGCTCTGGCGCGAGGCTGGCGTCGCTCCGCGCGGCATTGACCGCGAGGTGGTTGAGGCAATGCACCGCACCCACATGGGGGTTGACCAGGATTACAAGAACCTGCTCCTCCAGGGGGGCAGGACTGCCCTCGCCGATGGCTGGGGAGGCAGCATGATTGCCACCGAACTTCAGGACGTGCTTTTCGGCACACCATCACCGGTGCTCAGCCAGATAAACCTCGGCGTGCTGAAAGAAGACGAGGTCAATTTGATTATTCACGGCCATGAACCGCAGCTGGCAGAAATGCTGGCGGTAACGACGCAGGACCCCGAACTGATTGAATATGCCAAGTCCAAGGGCGCCAAAGGGATAAATCTGGCCGGCATGTGCTGCACAGCCAATGAAATATTGATGCGCCACGGTGTACCCATCGTCGGCAATTTTCTGCAGCAGGAGACGGCAATCGTTACCGGGGCGGTGGAGGCAATCGTGGTGGACGTGCAGTGTATCATGCAGGGACTGGTGGACGTGGCCAGCTGCTTCCATACCAAAATAATCACCACGGATGCGCGCGCCAAGATTGAAGGTGCCACCCACATTGAATTTGATGAACGCAAGGCTACCGAAACGGCCAAAACGATTATCAAGGCCGCCATCGACAACTTCCCCAACCGCGGCAAGAATATCCGTATTCCCAAGCAGAAATCCGACCTTATTGCCGGCTTCAGCCACGAAACTATCAACTACCTGCTGGGTGGACTTTTCCGCGCCTCCTACCGGCCGCTCAACGATAACATCATCAACGGCCGTATCCGCGGTGTGGCCGGGGTGGTCGGCTGCAATAACGCCCGCGTCGTCCACGATGATATTCACGTCACCCTGGTCAAGGAACTTATCAAGAACGATGTGCTGGTGCTGCAGACGGGCTGTGCCGCCATGGCCTGCGCCAAGGCAGGACTCATGGTCCCTGAGGCGGCCAAAGAGTTCGCCGGCGAGGGCCTCGCCTCCGTCTGCGAAGCGGTGGGCATTCCACCGGTACTGCACCTCGGTTCCTGTGTTGATAACGCCCGCATCCTTATCGCCGCCACGGCGATGGTGAAAGACGGTGGCCTGGGCGATGACATCAGCGACCTGCCCGCCGCCGGTGCCGCCCCGGAGTGGATGAGCGAGAAAGCGATATCCATCGGCCAGTACTTCGTCAGCTCCGGCGTTTTCACCGTCTTCGGCGTTACCTGGCCCACCCTGGGCAGCAAGCAGGTAACGGAATTCCTCTTCAAGGACATGGAAGAACTGTACGGCGGTATGTGGGCTTTTGAAACTGACCCGATTAAGATGGCGAAACTTATGATAGACCACATCGACAAGAAGAGAAAGGCTCTGGGCATTGACAAGGCCAGAGAGCGCGTCCTCTATGACATGGAGATGAGGCGCGAGCTGGAATCGGTCTGA